In the Aquimarina spinulae genome, AGAAATTGACTACTACAAATCTAATGAATGTGGGTATGTAGATGGTATTAAAGATATTACCTCGTATACAGAAAATGGATATGAAATATCCCATTTTGATAGAAAAGGGACATTGGTAACTCAAGGAATATATAAAGATAATAAACCTTATGAAGGTACATTTTATCAATCCCCTCTATATACAAGCAACTATGAGGTATTTGTTACTTATAAGCGAGGAGTTAAACACGGAAAAGAATATCTAAAACACAAAGGAAAGATCATTGCCGAAGGGAACTTTGTATATGGTAAACGCAATAAAGGAACTTTTGTATTTGATCAAAACTATAATGAATTAATGGCCCAAGAGATTACCATAGCCTCGGTATCTAATGGTCAAAAAGAAGGAATACAGCAGGTTTATAATACTAAAAAAGGGATCATCACCTCATATTATCATCTAAAAAATGGTAAAAAAAATGGAGAAAGTGCAACATATACCAAAGATCGTAAACTCAAAAACGTACTTATTTATAAAGATGATAAACGTTATGAAGGTAATTATAATACATATACCGACTCTATCCCATACAATGAATTAGATTGGCAATATAACTATACCTATAAAGCAGGAAAAATATATGGGGAAAAACGTGTAGTTAAACTACAATATAATGACGACCATAAGAAAGAAATCAAAATCATTGCAAAAGGTACCTATAAAGATGGAAAAAAAGACCACGGTACATTTTTGCTATCAGATAATGATATAGGATACAACTATAAATATCCCAGACCTATATGGGTCAGTTACAAAATACAACATATTATAAATGGTTTAGAAGAGGGAAAACAAAACTATTATTATTATCCCCATCTTAAATACGGAAACTATAATACAATAGACCATGTAGGGTATTATCATGCAAAAGCAGGTGTCGTAGATGGAGAATGTGTTTTTTATGATAACGTAGGAAAACTAAATCAAAAAATATATTACAAAAAGGGAATCCCCTATGATGGGTTTACGACAGATTATGATGGAAATATGACTTCTTATGCTAAAGGAAAACTTCATGGAGAACAAATTCGTAAACATAAAAAAAGGTATCAGTATACAATAACAGAAGTATATAAAGAAGGCGTAATCCAATCTGTGGCCTATGATAGTATTTTCGTTAATGGGCAAAATAATATTAAAGGGATCTATAAAAAAGGAAAGCCTTTTCAAGGGTATTTTGATGTAAAAGACTTTATGGCAGTAGATCAGTACGAAAATGGAGAAAAGAAGTTTCAATACTCTATATCGTTAGCAAACAATAAAGAAGAAGAAAATACGCTCATCAATCTAACTACAAAATCTATCTACAAAAATGATAGTATTTATAATGGATATCAGTACTTGTATGAAGAAAAGGATAGAGATCAAATCATAACTAGGTCTCATATAAAAAATGGAGAAATCGATAGCATCATAATAGGAATTCCAGGCATGTTTCGTAGTAGAATGTTTGAACTTAGCTCAATGGGTGATGGGTATTCTATTACAGAACCTTTTAAATTTTCTATAACGAATACAAACAATATACTAAGATTAAAAAATCATCAAGGTCAAATTCTAAAAGAAAAAAGAATCAATAAAAATCCTGAAACCAAACTACGATATACTTATATAAAAGATAATGATATACATACTCAGGAAGTATTTAGTCATATTTATTCTATCTGGGATGATAAAAAACTACAAGAAATAGAAAATTATCGGAATGATGATTACATGTTCCAACTCTTTTCAAAACTATCCTTATACATACACAAAAAAGAATATATATTCGCCAATTTCAAAGAAGAATTACTGTCTAAAAAAGAAGAAAACAGGTGGGAGAATGAAGTAGATAATAGTTGGTTTAACAGTGATTTCACCGAGAAGCAATTTGTATGTCTCTTAACATTTGATAAAAATGCTCAACCAAAGTATGGAATGGAAGTCAAAGCAAATAGTGATTTTACCTCCTATACTGTTACGCTCTATAACAAAACAAAGGTTATTAAGACCTTACAAAAAATTCCCTTAGAACAATTACATAGTATTTACGAAGATAATTATGATGCTATGTTTAGAATAAACTAAAAAAAACAGCTTAAATAAATAAGGCGATTTTTTCTTCTGTCACTTCGGTAGGATTATTTAATGATTCTTTTGGATTCTAAAGTTTACATAAAAATTAAAAGATGATTTAAAAGTTCAGGATTTGGGTAATAGCGGGGATAAAGTCATGAAACGTTTTAAACGTACCCATACTACTTTTTATAATGACTACCTGGCAGCACGCGTGATCGTTGGCAATTAGCCTGCCAAATCCAAATTAATTACAGTAATTATTAACATAGAGCAGATTGATTTCTGCTCTATTTTTTAGTATGGATTCTACCCTCGCTATGCTGGTATTTACCTCACCTCAAAATCTGATTTTTATTTTTTCGAAAAAAACTTTCATTTTTTTTT is a window encoding:
- a CDS encoding toxin-antitoxin system YwqK family antitoxin, whose protein sequence is MNIKILFLLLVIPFMSIAQKKGKIYFDGEWKKTHKKNAVYYRNLPLKKKGDLIYIQDFYINGDPQMTGWAHKNNEKKFEGKVTWYYENRQINTIAHYKNGKIEGAVIEYDWAHNDTTDEEYTQIEEEVNYLNGKRHGVNIEYYKGKKHEQYQYEYGQKNGPYIIYSTEIGNIIEEGTYKNDIQEGICITYYSDTKTIESKVHYHKGKMHGTYTRYDKNENIILEQHYIEGKREGEYTLTLCPENDIYEHFTYEKRAYVNGYVNGTYEKGMYVDGKKEGVITIYYTTGEKKEECTYHNGEQEGQCTGYSITGEIVYSYYTKNGWTEEGTDQCFKTYKAKELVKEEKFYMGSTQLAYSLLYLPNGKKEISNYSSTGELLYKGSTNFYSRNLTNRKEIDYYKSNECGYVDGIKDITSYTENGYEISHFDRKGTLVTQGIYKDNKPYEGTFYQSPLYTSNYEVFVTYKRGVKHGKEYLKHKGKIIAEGNFVYGKRNKGTFVFDQNYNELMAQEITIASVSNGQKEGIQQVYNTKKGIITSYYHLKNGKKNGESATYTKDRKLKNVLIYKDDKRYEGNYNTYTDSIPYNELDWQYNYTYKAGKIYGEKRVVKLQYNDDHKKEIKIIAKGTYKDGKKDHGTFLLSDNDIGYNYKYPRPIWVSYKIQHIINGLEEGKQNYYYYPHLKYGNYNTIDHVGYYHAKAGVVDGECVFYDNVGKLNQKIYYKKGIPYDGFTTDYDGNMTSYAKGKLHGEQIRKHKKRYQYTITEVYKEGVIQSVAYDSIFVNGQNNIKGIYKKGKPFQGYFDVKDFMAVDQYENGEKKFQYSISLANNKEEENTLINLTTKSIYKNDSIYNGYQYLYEEKDRDQIITRSHIKNGEIDSIIIGIPGMFRSRMFELSSMGDGYSITEPFKFSITNTNNILRLKNHQGQILKEKRINKNPETKLRYTYIKDNDIHTQEVFSHIYSIWDDKKLQEIENYRNDDYMFQLFSKLSLYIHKKEYIFANFKEELLSKKEENRWENEVDNSWFNSDFTEKQFVCLLTFDKNAQPKYGMEVKANSDFTSYTVTLYNKTKVIKTLQKIPLEQLHSIYEDNYDAMFRIN